TGGTCAAGTACTTGTTTACCATGATATTTTAGGATATGGTGTAGACCGTGTACCTAAATTTGTGAAACAATACCATTCCGTCAATCCATTTATCATTGAATCGATTCAAGCGTATGTGTCAGATGTGAAGAATATACAGTTTCCTGAAGATAAACACTCATTTACTATGAAAGAACATGAACTTAAGGTTCTCTATGGAGGTAAGGAATGAAGGTCATTACAACCATTAAGGACATGCAGGCAGAAATATTGAATCAGAAAAGTCTAGGGAAATCAGTAGGCTTTGTTCCGACCATGGGGTTCCTGCATGAAGGGCATTTAACACTAATCAAGCAAGCGAGAGAAGAAAATGAGGTTGTCGTCGTAAGTATTTTTGTCAACCCATTACAGTTCGGTCCTAAAGAGGATTTTTCAACCTATCCAAGAGATTTTGAGCGTGACCGTGCTTTAGCAGAAGGAGAACTAGTTGATTATATTTTTTACCCATCTGTAGAGGAAATGTACCCTCATTCCCTTTCTGTAAGAGTAGTTGTACAAGAACGGACGGATATGTTATGTGGAAAAACCCGTCCAGGTCATTTTGATGGGGTAGCAACAGTGCTAACAAAACTGTTTAATACTGTGATGCCAACAAGGGCCTATTTTGGTATTAAGGATGCTCAGCAAGTAGCAGTCGTTGAGGGGTTAATTGCTGATTTTAATTTTCCAATTGAATTAATTCCTGTGGACATTGTCCGCGAGGAGGACGGGCTTGCAAAAAGTTCTCGAAATGTAAACCTATTACCAGATGAAAGAAAACAAGCAACCGTCCTAAATAAAAGTCTTTTGGCTGCGAAAAAAGCGATATCAGAAGGCGAACGTAATCCAGTTAAATTAATTAATGAAATCTCAGAAATGATTACCAGTGAGTCTAAAGGACAGATTGATTATGTTGAGATTTATTCTTATCCACAATTAAAGCCTTTGGAAAAATTAGAGGGTACCATAATTATTGCACTTGCAGTAAAATTCTCTAAGGTTCGCTTAATAGATAATTCCATCATTCACTTATTAGATTAGACCTTATAAACGAATCCATAGGAGGAATAACATGTTTCGTACCATGATGAGTGGCAAAATCCATCGAGCAACAGTAACGGAAGCAAATTTGAATTATGTAGGAAGTATAACTATAGATGAAGATATTCTAGATGCTGCAGGAATGACAGCAAATGAAAAGGTACAAATTGTTAATAATAATAATGGTGCGCGACTTGAAACGTATATCATTCCTGGAGAAAGAGGAAGTGGCGTTATTTGTTTAAATGGCGCTGCCGCGCGACTTGTCCAGGTGGGTGATATTGTTATTATTATATCATATGCTATTGTCCCGGAAGAAAAGGTTAAGACTCATACACCAAGAGTTGTAATTATGGATGAAAACAATCACATTAAAGAACTAATTCATGCAGAACCTGCTCTAACAGTCATGTAAATCCCCGTTTTGGGGATTTTTCTATTTAAAAAAAGAATAATAAAATTAAGAGTATAGATGTGTTGTATCATGTAGAATTGTTTATTTTTTAGTATTTTTGTGATACCGTTTAATGAACGAAGGTTTGGGGTGTTTAGTACATGTTAAATAAATTCGTCGTAATTGATTTGGAGACTACAGGAAATCTTCCAAAAAAAGGCGATAAAATTATACAATTTGCTGCAGTAGTCATTGAGGACGGAACTATCACTGAGCAATTCTCATCACTTGTTAATCCAGAAAGATCCATACCTGCTTTTATAGAAGAATTAACGGGGATCAATGATGCCATGGTCAAGGATGCTCCCTTATTTAATGAAATAACGGAAAATGTTCTGCGACTATTAGATGGTGCGTATTTTGTAGCTCATAATGTTTTATTTGATTTATCATTCCTACAAGAAGAACTCATTCAAGCTGGCCATGAGGGTTTTTATGGGCCGGTTCTTGACACTGTTGAAATGGCAAGATTCCTCTATCCTACGGCTGATGGGTACAAGCTGTCTGATTTAGCCGAAAAAGAGAACTTAAGTCATGACCGCCCACATCAAGCAGACAGTGATGCTCAGGTAACCGCAGAGTTATTTCTTATTCTATTGAATCGTTTGGTATCTCTGCCATTGCTTACACTAAGACAGATTACTCATCTCTCAGGTGGGTTAAAGAGTGATCTACAACAACTTTTGGATGACCTTTTAATACAAAAAGATAAGAGTGAAGAACAACTTCCAGAAACGGTAGAAATTTTTCATGATCTTGCGTTGAGGAAAATTCATCTAGAAGAACAAAAGGAAACAGATATTAAGGAGAACTCCTTTCCTTTTAGTGAAGAGGAAAAAATTAAAATAGTGAAACAGGGTTTTGAAAACTTTGAAAAAAGATCTGGCCAGTTTCAAATGATGGATACTGTGTACCAAGCCTTTCAAACACAAAGTCATGCCTTGATTGAAGCGGGAACGGGTGTTGGAAAGTCTCTTGGTTACCTTTTACCGATGGCCTATTTTTCAAAATTAAATAAGCTTCCTATTGTTGTTAGTACTCATACGGTTCAACTTCAAGAACAATTACTTAAAAAGGAAATTCCACTTTTGTCTTCCATTCTTCCATTTAAGTTTCGTTCTGTGCTTTTAAAAGGTAGGAATCATTATCTAAGTTTGGAAAAGTTTTATCTAACCTTAATGGATGAAAACGATAATTATGATACGACCTTAACTAAGATGCAAATTCTTGTATGGCTGACTGAAACAGAAACTGGTGACAAAGATGAATTAAATCTTTCTAGTGGTGGTCTTATATATTGGAATAAGGTAAAGAATGAAGCAACGGCTTATACTCGTAATGATAAATGGAAAGAAAAGGATTTTTACTTAAAAGCAAAAAATACAGCACATGAAGCTGATCTTATTATTACCAATCATTCTTTATTATTGAGTGATATTAAAGGGAATGGTTCAATATTACCTAAGTTTGAGTATGCTGTAATTGATGAAGGGCATCACCTTGAAAAGGTCGCTGGTCAATTTTTAGGGCATTCGTTGGATTATTTATCTACAAGGCTGCTTTTGGGGCAATTTGGAGTTTATGAACAAAAACAGCTGTTCTATGAGATGGAGAAATTACTTCCTGAATTGGATGGTAAGAAATTAAATTGCCAAACATCTGATTTGAATCAACTCGTTATTGATACTACCTATGAAATGGATGAGTTTTTCAAGATGATTGCTTTGTTTGCAAAAACTAAGCTTTCTAACAAAAAAGGGTTCAATAGGGTAAAGGTTCGATTTGCTAATTCAGAGGTCGGAAAAGAAAGCAAGGCGTTGCTACATAGTGCGGAAAGAGTTTCTTTCTTACTGAAAGATTTACAAAATAGAATTAGCGATCGTCTTGACGTAATTCAAAATGTTAATACACCTATGACAACAAAACAAGAAAATAAATTAGAAGAAATATATGTTTTCCTTACAGAATTAATTGAACTTAGAGATACTATTATGAACTGTTTTATAAAAGATTCAAAGGATGTAAAGTGGATCGAAATTGATACACGTTCTCCGCAAAACGTTACAACTTTTATTGCACAACCTGCCACAGTAGCTTCATCGCTTAATAAGTATCTTTTTCAAGAGAAAAAGTCAGTGGTCATTACATCTGCGACCTTAACTGTTAACGATTCTTTTAATTATATAATGAAGGAAATTGGCTTGGATAGCTCTTCACCTATTCAAGTAACCATTCCATCGCCGTTTGAATATAAAAAACAGGTTCAGCTATTTATTCCAGAAGACTTGCCTGAAGTTAATACCGTACCATTAGAAGATTATGTGATAGCAATAACCGAGCACATTATTACTATTGCAGAGGCAACAAAAGGGAGAATGCTCATCCTTTTCACAGCCTATGATATGCTTAAGAAAACTTATGAATTAATTAAGGAAAGTGGCTTTTTAGACGAATTTGTTATAATTGCACAAGGAATTACGAGCGGCAGTCGAACCCGATTAACCAGGAACTTTCAACGATATGATAAGGCGATTTTGTTAGGGACGAGTAGTTTTTGGGAAGGAGTAGATATTCCTGGTGAGGATTTATCTTGCCTTGTCATTGTAAGACTACCGTTTAGCCCACCTGACGATCCGCTAACAGAAGCGAAATGTCAGTTAATTAAACAAGAGGGGGGCAACCCATTTTCTGAGTATTCTCTTCCTGAAGCCATATTAAGGTTTAAACAGGGATTTGGCCGCTTGATTCGAACCGAGAATGACCGTGGTATTATATTTGTTTTTGACAAAAGAATTACCACGACAATATATGGGAAATCGTTTTTGCAATCTATACCTTCGGTTCCTATAAGGAAAGGGTCCATAGATGAGTTAATTCAAAAAATACAACCGTGGATACATTGAAATATACGCCCATTCCACGATTATACAGCATAAATATTGGAAATATACACATCCTATCCATAATGGGAGGAATGTGTATGAGAACACTACTCATTTTAGTAATCCTTTTTATTCCATTTTCTTCAATCTCAAAGGCCGAAAATCCGATTGACAGTCAAGTGGAAAATATCGATTTACATTTGAAAGAACATGAAGCAGCTCTCACTTTTTTTGACATTTCTGAAGGTGAAGCGATTCTGCTTCAAGCAGCAAATGGGAAAAATATATTGTTTAATATGGGTGGTAAGGGAACAAGGGAAGAATTAGAAAAATGGCTTAAACTTTACGATGTAAAAGAAATTTCGACTCTTTTTCTAACAAATTTGGAAGGGACATCTTTAGAAAAGCTCGAAAACTTGGTTACTGCCCATAATATAAAAGAAATCATCACTACTTCTGACATATCAACACAAATAATCAATGTGGAAACATTGAATCATATAAAGGTCATTACGTGGAGTGCAGGAGAAAAGGAGGAAATCCTCCCTGAGTTAACAGCAGAAGTAGAATTTGTAGGTAATGAATTAAATGAAAGTATGGACTTGAAATTACAATTTTTTAACCATACTATTT
The window above is part of the Bacillus sp. SORGH_AS_0510 genome. Proteins encoded here:
- the panC gene encoding pantoate--beta-alanine ligase, whose amino-acid sequence is MKVITTIKDMQAEILNQKSLGKSVGFVPTMGFLHEGHLTLIKQAREENEVVVVSIFVNPLQFGPKEDFSTYPRDFERDRALAEGELVDYIFYPSVEEMYPHSLSVRVVVQERTDMLCGKTRPGHFDGVATVLTKLFNTVMPTRAYFGIKDAQQVAVVEGLIADFNFPIELIPVDIVREEDGLAKSSRNVNLLPDERKQATVLNKSLLAAKKAISEGERNPVKLINEISEMITSESKGQIDYVEIYSYPQLKPLEKLEGTIIIALAVKFSKVRLIDNSIIHLLD
- the panD gene encoding aspartate 1-decarboxylase; amino-acid sequence: MFRTMMSGKIHRATVTEANLNYVGSITIDEDILDAAGMTANEKVQIVNNNNGARLETYIIPGERGSGVICLNGAAARLVQVGDIVIIISYAIVPEEKVKTHTPRVVIMDENNHIKELIHAEPALTVM
- the dinG gene encoding ATP-dependent DNA helicase DinG — translated: MLNKFVVIDLETTGNLPKKGDKIIQFAAVVIEDGTITEQFSSLVNPERSIPAFIEELTGINDAMVKDAPLFNEITENVLRLLDGAYFVAHNVLFDLSFLQEELIQAGHEGFYGPVLDTVEMARFLYPTADGYKLSDLAEKENLSHDRPHQADSDAQVTAELFLILLNRLVSLPLLTLRQITHLSGGLKSDLQQLLDDLLIQKDKSEEQLPETVEIFHDLALRKIHLEEQKETDIKENSFPFSEEEKIKIVKQGFENFEKRSGQFQMMDTVYQAFQTQSHALIEAGTGVGKSLGYLLPMAYFSKLNKLPIVVSTHTVQLQEQLLKKEIPLLSSILPFKFRSVLLKGRNHYLSLEKFYLTLMDENDNYDTTLTKMQILVWLTETETGDKDELNLSSGGLIYWNKVKNEATAYTRNDKWKEKDFYLKAKNTAHEADLIITNHSLLLSDIKGNGSILPKFEYAVIDEGHHLEKVAGQFLGHSLDYLSTRLLLGQFGVYEQKQLFYEMEKLLPELDGKKLNCQTSDLNQLVIDTTYEMDEFFKMIALFAKTKLSNKKGFNRVKVRFANSEVGKESKALLHSAERVSFLLKDLQNRISDRLDVIQNVNTPMTTKQENKLEEIYVFLTELIELRDTIMNCFIKDSKDVKWIEIDTRSPQNVTTFIAQPATVASSLNKYLFQEKKSVVITSATLTVNDSFNYIMKEIGLDSSSPIQVTIPSPFEYKKQVQLFIPEDLPEVNTVPLEDYVIAITEHIITIAEATKGRMLILFTAYDMLKKTYELIKESGFLDEFVIIAQGITSGSRTRLTRNFQRYDKAILLGTSSFWEGVDIPGEDLSCLVIVRLPFSPPDDPLTEAKCQLIKQEGGNPFSEYSLPEAILRFKQGFGRLIRTENDRGIIFVFDKRITTTIYGKSFLQSIPSVPIRKGSIDELIQKIQPWIH